The genomic interval AAAATTAGTAGGTGATAATTTGCGTGCAATTAGAGGTGCAATTACTGTAGAAGAAAATACTAAAAATAATATAAAAAAAGCAAGCAAAGAGTTAATAAAAAAAATAATTAATGAAAATAAACTTAATGAAAAAGATATAATAAGTATTACTTTTACAGCTACAGATGATCTTGATAAACTATATCCAGCTGAAGCAATTAGAGAAATTGGTTTTAAATATACTCCTTTGATGTGCTGTCAGGAAATGAAAGTTAAGGATTCTATTTCTAAATGTATAAGAGTAATGCTCTATACAAAT from Halanaerobiales bacterium carries:
- the aroH gene encoding chorismate mutase; this translates as MRAIRGAITVEENTKNNIKKASKELIKKIINENKLNEKDIISITFTATDDLDKLYPAEAIREIGFKYTPLMCCQEMKVKDSISKCIRVMLYTNKEIKLEKVAHIYLKKASKLRKDLTK